The following proteins come from a genomic window of Aspergillus luchuensis IFO 4308 DNA, chromosome 3, nearly complete sequence:
- a CDS encoding glycosyltransferase family 2 protein (CAZy:GT2_Glyco_tranf_2;~COG:U;~EggNog:ENOG410PGTI;~InterPro:IPR029044;~PFAM:PF13632,PF13641;~TransMembrane:7 (o250-273i280-298o383-401i559-575o595-614i619-637o657-678i)), whose amino-acid sequence MHSPSVAEDADPGETPGPYWELCQGPPQACSHDPDPAEWPQSGSMVTPFNEPLTEEIVILESLLAAASLRQLWNQASLQPWSPQPIAPNPAEEVSVIKRRKPGASYPATGVDPGDARRRQTSHSGALEEGRGTIYPLLEDQVVVETPHGPQGVYPVELEGCIPNSASPDGAGVVRAVSEQASIRPDPPPAIETRSFSQPAKAFRQSLRSVMGRARDSSLGTLYNRATLVNIKHERRYWVQLVIEYGTYTVYVAFVYFVLVGMPLWKGAIYWLYWLMRHKFILQGGWAIVISLAVFYSFTPLLATFEQDAPDPEFYESRRISPTAPDTALLIPCYRAASVLGRTLEAAVKIFPPSHIFVIANGDALTPIDHTEEVCRPYGVNHIWSPVGSKIIALFVGCYAAKKFRYALLIDDDCILPPTFPVVVSRLSDTVRCIGYTIKAVAADSSPGTYCQQAQDLEYKLAGLQRTFAGRIGSATFPHGAISLWERSFLRDTLQDHPGFSISEDWFLGNSCRRLGGRIQMCSSVFVETHAPPSFLFAPGKRRGGFGEMTVFKQRFMRWNFFLVNGLRYNVTYLAKSWKLGVYEIGTKLFVLQELYETVLAILAPFVLPISLVVRPKFCISLIMATFALYLLNAIVFNEIHLRLKQERISLKIILFYYMPYKIMIAIINVGSNYWSLYKYARYFAKRRPKLTEDHKAVGLVLKLEESAQNRGPGSTGLGRNMTVRSVGVRRSNRMSSGPGLAALRNRWSLQSHAEEPEVTDVVIEPYT is encoded by the exons ATGCACAGTCCCTCTGTCGCCGAGGATGCTGACCCCGGAGAGACCCCTGGCCCTTATTGGGAACTATGCCAGGGGCCTCCCCAGGCTTGTTCTCATGACCCTGATCCTGCGGAGTGGCCTCAATCAGGCAGCATGGTTACTCCATTCAATGAGCCCCTCACAGAGGAAATTGTTATTCTCGAGTCTCTTCTAGCTGCCGCGTCACTCAGGCAGCTATGGAATCAGGCGTCCCTGCAACCCTGGTCCCCGCAGCCGATTGCTCCAAAcccggcggaggaggtgtcTGTCATCAAGCGAAGAAAACCTGGCGCCAGCTATCCGGCCACTGGAGTGGATCCAGGCGATGCCCGACGACGACAAACGAGTCACTCGGGGGCTTTGGAGGAAGGCAGAGGGACAATATACCCGCTTCTAGAGGACCAGGTGGTAGTGGAAACGCCGCATGGACCCCAAGGAGTGTATCCGGTGGAGCTCGAGGGTTGCATCCCTAATTCCGCATCTCCTGACGGGGCAGGAGTAGTTCGGGCTGTGAGCGAACAGGCTTCCATTAGACCGGACCCCCCTCCTGCCATCGAAACGAGAAGTTTCAGTCAACCCGCGAAAGCTTTTCGCCAGTCTTTGCGGAGTGTGATGGGTCGAGCCCGCGATAGCAGCTTGGGAACCCTCTACAACCGGGCGACTTTGGTGAACATTAAGCACGAACGCAGATACTGGGTCCAGTTGGTGATCGAATATGGCACATACACGGTCTACGTCGCATTCGTGTATTTCGTGCTGGTGGGGATGCCTCTGTGGAAAGGTGCTATCTACTGGCTGTACTGGTTGATGCGCCACAAGTTCATCTTACAGGGAGGCTGGGCCATTGTCATCAGCCTGGCAGTCTT TTACTCGTTCACGCCACTTCTCGCTACCTTTGAGCAAGACGCTCCGGATCCCGAGTTTTATGAAAGTCGCCGCATCAGTCCGACAGCCCCCGATACTGCGTTGCTCATCCCCTGCTACAGAGCAGCATCTGTTTTGGGCCGGACCCTCGAGGCAGCCGTGAAGATCTTCCCTCCATCACACATATTCGTGATCGCGAATGGAGATGCCCTAACGCCAATTGACCATACTGAGGAGGTTTGCCGCCCCTATGGAGTCAATCACATTTGGAGCCCAGTCGGATCGAAGATCATCGCCTTATTCGTTGGATGTTACGCCGCTAAGAAATTTCGCTATGCTCTCCTTATCGACGACGACTGCATCTTGCCGCCTACCTTCCCCGTCGTAGTGTCCCGGCTTAGCGACACTGTCCGCTGTATCGGCTACACGATTAAGGCTGTTGCTGCGGACTCCTCTCCAGGGACATACTGCCAGCAAGCGCAGGATCTGGAGTACAAGCTGGCGGGGCTGCAGCGCACCTTCGCTGGACGCATCGGCAGCGCTACATTTCCTCATGGGGCCATCTCTCTTTGGGAACGTTCATTTCTCCGAGATACCCTTCAGGATCATCCCGGATTCTCCATCAGCGAGGACTGGTTCCTGGGCAACAGCTGTCGACGGCTCGGCGGAAGAATCCAGATGTGTAGCTCTGTGTTTGTGGAAACTCACGCACCCCCTTCGTTTCTCTTCGCTCCCGGGAAAAGACggggtggatttggggagATGACCGTTTTCAAGCAGCGATTTATGCGGTGGAACTTCTTTCTTGTCAACGGCCTGCGGTACAATGTAACTTACCTCGCAAAATCGTGGAAGTTGGGAGTTTACGAAATCGGCACGAAACTATTCGTACTGCAGGAG TTGTATGAGACTGTCCTTGCCATTCTAGCCCCGTTCGTCCTCCCAATATCCCTCGTCGTCCGCCCAAAGTTTTGCATTTCTCTCATCATGGCCACATTCGCGCTGTACCTACTGAACGCCATTGTCTTCAACGAGATTCACCTGCGATTGAAGCAGGAGCGGATCAGCTTGAAGATTATCCTGTTTTACTAT ATGCCCTACAAGATCATGATCGCCATTATCAACGTCGGAAGCAACTACTGGTCTCTGTACAAATATGCCCGGTATTTTGCCAAGCGACGGCCCAAGCTCACGGAAGACCACAAAGCGGTTGGACTGGTACTGAAACTGGAAGAGAGTGCACAGAACCGTGGCCCTGGTTCCACTGGGCTGGGACGCAACATGACTGTGCGCTCAGTTGGCGTGCGACGGAGCAACCGAATGAGTAGTGGGCCGGGCTTAGCTGCACTTCGCAACCGGTGGTCCCTACAAAGTCACGCTGAAGAGCCGGAGGTGACGGACGTTGTAATTGAGCCCTACACATAA
- a CDS encoding class I SAM-dependent methyltransferase (COG:H;~EggNog:ENOG410PNPC;~InterPro:IPR025714,IPR029063;~PFAM:PF01135,PF13649,PF13489,PF01209,PF08242, PF08241,PF13847) — protein MPPQTSIIQSIYDERSHNYDASHHGALAEAYIRTAAPREGESVLDLACGTGLVSFLAEQEVGKSGLVVGIDISSGMLDVARHKAQQTGSEVTFFQHDISDLSGLGLESLLPRGEEGFDLITCAAALVLLPDPGRAVRGWMRWLKPGGRIVTDVAARDVHVPSRIFKEISGDLGVQLVWDESWVQGEWSLRELLEGAGLVVKTVFLTESFQDRVYNVSDAENVFEKAVSSPMFRNFGDLRVRSEAKRLFVERFGVEAGAKGVLVDEAKMYMAVAYRS, from the coding sequence ATGCCCCCTCaaacatccatcatccagtcCATCTACGATGAACGCAGCCACAACTACGACGCCTCCCATCACGGCGCCCTAGCAGAAGCATACATCCGCACCGCCGCCCCCCGCGAAGGCGAGTCTGTTCTTGACCTCGCCTGCGGCACAGGTCTTGTATCCTTCCTCGCCGAACAAGAAGTTGGCAAATCTGGCCTGGTCGTTGGAATCGACATCAGTTCTGGCATGCTGGACGTGGCGCGTCACAAAGCCCAGCAGACCGGTTCGGAGGTCACTTTTTTCCAACATGATATCTCTGATTTATCGGGTCTCGGGTTGGAGAGTCTTCTTCCgcgcggagaggagggcttCGATCTGATCACTTGTGCTGCGGCGTTGGTGTTGCTGCCTGATCCTGGCAGGGCAGTTAGGGGTTGGATGCGGTGGTTGAAGCCTGGTGGGAGGATCGTGACGGATGTGGCGGCGAGGGATGTTCATGTTCCTAGTAGAATTTTTAAGGAGATTAGTGGTGATTTGGGGGTGCAGCTTGTGTGGGATGAAAGTTGGGTACAGGGGGAATGGTCTTTGAGGGAGCTTCTGGAGGGCGCTGGGTTGGTTGTCAAGACAGTTTTCTTGACGGAGTCGTTTCAGGATCGTGTTTATAATGTTTCTGATGCGGAGAATGTTTTTGAAAAGGCTGTTTCTAGTCCCATGTTTCGAAATTTTGGTGATTTGAGGGTTAGGAGTGAGGCAAAGAGGTTGTTTGTCGAGAGGTTTGGTGTAGAAGCGGGTGCGAAGGGGGTGTTGGTCGATGAGGCGAAGATGTATATGGCTGTCGCGTATAGGTCGTAA
- a CDS encoding putative proline permease (COG:E;~EggNog:ENOG410QDKX;~InterPro:IPR004841;~PFAM:PF13520,PF00324;~TransMembrane:12 (i58-77o89-112i124-145o165-187i199-216o245-265i286-304o343-362i392-419o425-444i464-488o494-513i);~go_component: GO:0016020 - membrane [Evidence IEA];~go_process: GO:0055085 - transmembrane transport [Evidence IEA]): MASPSTPTHLPKSAMGKSTSVASISRESGDDSLSHTENGTVIEYHETKRGLSSRHVQLMAIGGSIGTGLFVGIGSYLRDAGPLSLFLGYLFYGILFIWPTNLCVGEMCAYLPIRGSIFELAARYIDPAFGFAMGWVYFYGGLMLLCTEYSAVATVMQYWNTSVNPAVWVAMAMVVCFLLNIVAVQYYGETEFIMASTKILLLIGLVLLTFITMLGGNPHHDIYGFRNWTHGVMYEYYTTGSTGRFLGWFSVVVYAAFSVAGPDLPALAAGEIENPRFTIPRVVKMTFYRIVGFYVIGVLAVSIICSPNDPRLISAIESSAAGSAASPWVIGIQNLGIHGLPGFINFLILLAGWSCGNAYLYSSSRTLYSLARDHQAPAFLLKCTSAGVPINCVLVVSLLSCITFLVADTSAVTVFYWFVDLTTTAFILTYTGMVCVFLAWYRALKAQGIDRKTFLPWASPCQPYAAIVALIIGCSVTLFNGFTVFVPFSVEGFVTSYFGVAFWAVMFVFWKVYRGTKLVDPAKADIYSGKAEVDAECRVWEDGGFLERRRAELARMHWARRWWEKMW, translated from the exons ATGGCCTCGCCgtccacacccacacatCTGCCAAAGTCAGCCATGGGAAAGTCAACCTCGGTAGCTAGCATATCCAGAGAGTCTGGAGACGATAGTCTCTCTCATACAGAAAATGGGACCGTCATTGAATACCACGAAACCAAGCGTGGGCTTTCATCGCGCCATGTGCAGCTAATGGCCATTGGAGGATCTATTGGAACTGGCCTTTTTGTCGGCATTGGTTCTTACCTGCGCGATGCTGGGCCTCTCTCCCTGTTCTTGGGGTATCTCTTCTATGGCATATTGTTCATCTGGCCCACGAACCTTTGCGTGGGTGAGATGTGCGCCTACTTGCCAATCCGAGGATCAATCTTCGAGTTGGCAGCGCGGTACATCGACCCAGCATTCGGATTTGCAAT GGGCTGGGTATACTTCTACGGCGGACTCATGCTTCTCTGCACCGAATATTCGGCTGTAGCGACAGTAATGCAGTACTGGAACACCAGTGTCAACCCCGCCGTATGGGTTGCTATGGCCATGGTCGTatgcttcctcctcaacatcgTCGCCGTCCAATACTATGGCGAGACCGAATTTATCATGGCCTCCACCAAAATCCTCCTCCTAATCGGCCTCGTCCTCTTGACCTTCATCACCATGCTGGGCGGCAATCCCCACCACGACATCTACGGCTTCCGCAACTGGACCCACGGTGTCATGTACGAATACTACACCACTGGCAGCACCGGCCGCTTCCTGGGCTGGTTCTCTGTCGTCGTCTACGCCGCTTTTTCCGTGGCTGGACCTGACCTCCCAGCCCTGGCCGCCGGCGAGATCGAAAATCCGCGCTTCACGATCCCCCGCGTTGTCAAAATGACATTTTACCGCATCGTCGGCTTCTACGTTATCGGCGTGCTCGCCGTGAGCATCATCTGCTCCCCAAATGATCCTCGTCTCATCAGCGCCATCGAATCCTCAGCTGCCGGATCTGCCGCCTCCCCATGGGTGATTGGCATCCAGAACCTCGGCATCCACGGCCTCCCCGGCTTCAtcaacttcctcatcctcctagCCGGTTGGTCCTGCGGAAACGCCTACCTCTACAGCTCTAGCCGCACCCTCTACTCCCTCGCACGCGATCACCAAGCCCCTGCCTTTCTCCTGAAATGCACCTCCGCCGGAGTTCCAATCAACTGCGTCCTTGtcgtctccctcctctcctgtatcaccttcctcgtcgctgaTACCTCTGCGGTGACGGTCTTCTACTGGTTCGTCGATCTCACTACCAccgccttcatcctcacctACACCGGCATGGTCTGCGTCTTCCTAGCCTGGTACCGTGCCCTTAAGGCACAAGGCATCGATCGGAAGACGTTCCTCCCGTGGGCGTCGCCGTGTCAGCCATACGCGGCTATTGTGGCGTTGATCATCGGATGCTCGGTAACGCTGTTCAATGGGTTCACGGTTTTCGTCCCGTTCAGTGTGGAGGGGTTCGTGACTTCGTACTTTGGCGTGGCGTTTTGGGCAGTAATGTTTGTGTTTTGGAAGGTCTATCGGGGTACCAAGCTGGTGGATCCGGCAAAGGctgatatatattctggGAAGGCTGAGGTGGATGCTGAGTGTCGGGTctgggaggatggagggttcttggagagaaggagggcggAGTTGGCTAGGATGCATTGggcgaggaggtggtgggagaAGATGTGGTAG
- a CDS encoding rhamnogalacturonan acetylesterase (CAZy:CE12;~COG:E;~EggNog:ENOG410PRJI;~InterPro:IPR013830,IPR036514,IPR037459;~PFAM:PF13472;~SECRETED:SignalP(1-15);~go_function: GO:0016787 - hydrolase activity [Evidence IEA]): protein MKLSFLSVFLTSALALPSPRSTRNDIPPFFLLAGDSTTAVQSSGGGGWGDGFINTTLHQGAKGINYGHNGATTVSFRSGGDWATVLSKVEEYKSDYRAFVTIQFGHNDQKASANISIAEYTSNLEQFAEDVKNAGGTSILVTPLSRRNYDNSTGTPLVIENLADQRAATIEAAKNTDTSYIDLNKASTDYLNSIGPADAYTYNLASDDYTHLNDEGSIVFGGMVASLIDQDFAELKSDGYVTVKAKLLTALEKGEYYWP from the coding sequence ATGaagctctctttcctttccgtGTTTTTGACCTCCGCTCTCGCACTCCCATCTCCCCGCTCAACGAGAAATGATATACCTCCATTTTTCCTCCTGGCCGGCGATAGCACCACCGCCGTCCAATCCAGCGGTGGAGGCGGCTGGGGCGATGGCTTCATCAACACGACACTTCACCAGGGAGCCAAAGGCATAAACTACGGCCACAACGGAGCCACAACCGTCAGTTTCCGATCCGGAGGCGACTGGGCCACTGTCCTGTCCAAAGTCGAAGAGTACAAGTCTGACTACCGAGCCTTTGTGACCATCCAATTTGGCCACAACGACCAGAAGGCCTCCGCGAACATCTCTATAGCTGAATACACCAGTAATCTGGAGCAATTCGCAGAAGATGTCAAGAATGCAGGAGGCACATCTATTCTGGTGACGCCCTTGTCTCGTCGCAACTACGATAATTCTACTGGGACGCCTCTCGTAATTGAGAACTTGGCGGACCAGCGAGCGGCGACTATTGAAGCTGCGAAGAATACCGACACGTCATATATTGATTTGAACAAGGCGAGTACGGATTACCTGAATAGTATCGGGCCGGCCGATGCGTATACGTACAATTTGGCGTCGGATGATTATACGCATTTGAACGACGAGGGGAGCATAGTGTTTGGGGGAATGGTGGCGTCGTTGATTGATCAAGATTTTGCAGAGCTGAAGAGTGATGGCTATGTTACGGTGAAGGCGAAGCTTCTGACTGCgttggagaagggagagtACTACTGGCCTTGA
- the amdX gene encoding putative C2H2 transcription factor (AmdX) (COG:K;~EggNog:ENOG410PHVP;~InterPro:IPR036236,IPR013087,IPR007219;~PFAM:PF00096,PF04082;~go_function: GO:0003677 - DNA binding [Evidence IEA];~go_function: GO:0008270 - zinc ion binding [Evidence IEA];~go_process: GO:0006351 - transcription, DNA-templated [Evidence IEA]): MLLDTMVGQDPATSPKVEDLASISEIPVDVPAAPKEDSKKESNGQSDSKNNNVPPPKTDKPRPHGCTTCGRSFARLEHLKRHERSHTKEKPFECPECARCFARRDLLLRHQQKLHMTTTPSSRPRNGRRESTGGASTGANRVRKNSIASNSSNMRPRANTISHVDGASLGIVNTSNPPPAPAGHSGHTYHASIGSASVGSNLDFRGYSSGHHPSMNGLTKLETSGLPMDLSGGLRTAPVYGSFDINVPDMFMGHGSTINPAQLHFGGSPQTYGNDSPSSPYAHGAHHMPPADGMMEDDFSFDWMNTFDPAMAMGKSADSAIDESSPSAMSTGSQSGISEAMMDGSHRYSISSNSWHNPFPPHSAAAAGQFPLEYTSSSFNDIGIPPETVSPKSLMAQNPFAETYATPPSMTSVGQPLMGGHSQSMFSSSMATNGESPNPFNLPFANSALRTHHSPSSTDTFTDSTRQALLASMARPTSLNHRKYSQPASGMIPCRDLFSRSSTFTGSGQLPSTSDMQRYISAYITYFHPHMPFLHIPTLDFQAPEYTNNLRTPSGHLNLSSTGITGGGGSLILSMAAIGALYEFDTAASKDLFEAAKKMIQLYLEERRKADMSTPVGRHSNARDSSVHNTPLWLVQAMLLNVIYGHTCGDKTSADIASTHCAALVSLARAAELNRHLDAKDLSQDYLTAGLASRVGTDADSWGQAGQPKERRDWLEWKIVEERKRTLYAIFALSCFLVSAYNHAPALTNSEIRLDLPCEEDLWAAESPQAWKKLGGQSTPKKGLSFSAALTTLLTASQREQQSSTTQAKASGNDASEGSPSGELKPSTFGCLVLIYALHNYIWETRQRHIGRQWTSRENEAMQAHIEPALRAWQSAWASNPVHSLERPNPFGAGPLSADSIPLLDLAYVRLFVNLGRCKEAFWQRDWNAMSDELARGTGVDQPMDDIPSDVLDPSITEGSHQIDHRRDSVADLGVGDLAISGTPTQDHPLQTLMGVYRPGQTKRERHLRKAAFYAADSISMSDQLGNTFAEFTCRELPIQCAMCTFDCAQVLAEWITTVQERVGPYLGVLGQDDVDLMQATSLLLLEEEDCKLLGKIKEILSSVENKMQREVQSGVTMSALSVLQRLPSVVEGGYGSKILIATASLLDRAAVWPVTKLMARSLEAQAMRLKERAQNSTLGANN, encoded by the exons ATGTTACTAGATACAATGGTCGGCCAGGACCCGGCCACGAGCCCCAAGGTGGAGGACCTTGCTAGTATCAGCGAGATCCCGGTCGATGTGCCTG CTGCCCCCAAAGAGGACTCGAAGAAGGAGTCCAACGGCCAATCTGATtccaaaaataataatgtgCCTCCCCCCAAGACTGACAAGCCCCGCCCTCATGGATGTACGACCTGTGGCCGGTCTTTCGCTCGCTTGGAGCACCTCAAGCGTCATGAGCGCTCGCATACCAAAGAAAAGCCCTTTGAATGCCCCGAATGCGCGCGTTGTTTCGCTCGTCgggatctccttctcagacATCAGCAGAAACTACACATGACTACAACGCCATCATCGCGTCCCAGAAATGGTCGACGAGAGAGCACGGGAGGCGCATCCACTGGAGCGAACCGGGTTCGCAAGAACTCAATCGCTAGTAACTCCAGTAACATGCGTCCCAGAGCAAATACCATCAGCCATGTCGATGGGGCTTCCTTGGGAATAGTGAACACCTCGAATCCTCCACCAGCGCCAGCTGGCCACTCGGGTCATACTTATCATGCAAGTATTGGCTCCGCGTCAGTGGGTTCGAACCTGGATTTTCGAGGTTACTCTTCAGGTCACCATCCTTCCATGAATGGCTTGACCAAGCTAGAAACATCGGGTTTGCCCATGGATCTTTCTGGTGGTCTTCGCACTGCTCCTGTTTACGGTAGCTTTGACATCAATGTCCCAGATATGTTCATGGGCCATGGCAGTACCATCAACCCAGCGCAGCTGCACTTTGGAGGCTCACCCCAGACCTACGGAAACGActcgccatcatccccataTGCCCATGGTGCGCATCATATGCCTCCGgcggatgggatgatggaagatgatttcAGCTTCGATTGGATGAACACCTTTGACCCTGCTATGGCTATGGGTAAAAGCGCCGATTCCGCCATCGATGAGTCGTCCCCTTCTGCAATGAGTACGGGCAGTCAGAGTGGAATCAGTGAAGCCATGATGGATGGCTCACATCGCTACTCCATCTCTTCAAACAGCTGGCACAACCCGTTTCCCCCACATTCGGCGGCGGCCGCCGGCCAGTTTCCCCTCGAGTACACCTCATCTAGCTTCAACGATATAGGCATTCCACCGGAAACGGTTTCGCCCAAGTCATTGATGGCCCAGAATCCTTTTGCGGAAACCTATGCAACTCCTCCATCCATGACTTCCGTTGGCCAGCCCTTAATGGGTGGACATTCGCAGAGTATGTTTTCATCCTCTATGGCAACAAACGGAGAATCTCCTAATCCTTTCAACCTCCCTTTCGCGAATAGTGCCCTACGAACTCACCATTCCCCAAGCTCCACGGATACCTTTACAGACTCCACCCGACAGGCTCTATTAGCAAGCATGGCGCGCCCTACCAGTCTCAATCACCGCAAGTATTCCCAGCCCGCCAGCGGCATGATTCCCTGCCGCGATCTTTTCTCCCGTTCCTCCACTTTCACCGGCTCCGGTCAATTACCTAGCACCTCGGACATGCAACGCTACATCTCAGCATACATCACGTATTTCCATCCACATATGCCGTTCCTTCATATCCCGACCCTTGACTTTCAGGCGCCCGAGTACACCAACAATCTGCGGACTCCCAGCGGCCATCTCAATCTCAGCTCTACCGGCATCACTGGAGGTGGTGGCTCCCTGATCCTCTCCATGGCGGCAATCGGGGCCCTCTACGAATTTGACACTGCGGCCTCCAAGGACTTATTCGAAGCTGCCAAGAAAATGATTCAACTCTACTTAGAGGAGCGACGTAAAGCGGACATGTCGACCCCGGTCGGGCGCCACAGTAACGCTCGTGACAGCTCGGTGCACAATACGCCGCTTTGGTTGGTTCAAGCGATGCTCCTCAACGTCATCTATGGACACACCTGCGGCGACAAGACATCTGCTGATATTGCGAGTACGCATTGTGCCGCGTTAGTCAGCCTTGCCCGGGCGGCTGAACTGAATCGCCACCTAGATGCGAAAGACCTCTCTCAGGATTACCTCACTGCCGGACTTGCCAGCCGCGTTGGTACTGACGCTGACAGTTGGGGCCAAGCAGGGCAACcgaaggagagaagggaCTGGTTGGAGTGGAAGATCGTAGAAGAGCGAAAGCGAACTCTCTACGCAATATTTGCGCTTTCATGCTTTCTTGTGTCGGCTTATAACCATGCACCCGCTCTGACCAATTCCGAAATCCGCCTCGATCTGCCCTGCGAAGAGGATCTCTGGGCCGCGGAGTCCCCACAAGCGTGGAAGAAGCTTGGTGGACAGTCAACACCAAAGAAGGGGCTGTCCTTCTCCGCTGCTTTGACTACGCTGCTTACCGCCAGTCAACGAGAGCAACAATCGTCTACAACACAGGCCAAAGCATCTGGCAACGATGCCTCCGAAGGATCTCCCAGTGGCGAACTCAAACCTAGTACCTTCGGCTGCTTGGTTTTGATATATGCTCTTCACAACTACATCTGGGAGACTCGTCAGCGTCACATAGGCCGGCAGTGGACATCACGAGAGAACGAAGCCATGCAAGCACACATCGAGCCCGCACTGCGAGCCTGGCAATCCGCTTGGGCCAGCAATCCTGTGCATAGCTTGGAACGTCCCAATCCTTTCGGTGCAGGGCCCCTCTCTGCTGACAGTATCCCGCTGTTAGATCTCGCGTATGTCAGGCTATTCGTCAATCTAGGAAGGTGCAAAGAAGCATTCTGGCAGCGTGATTGGAATGCGATGTCAGATGAGCTTGCGCGTGGAACAGGTGTAGATCAACCCATGGACGATATACCATCTGATGTGCTGGACCCATCGATCACGGAAGGTTCCCACCAGATTGATCATCGGCGCGATTCAGTGGCAGATCTGGGTGTAGGTGATCTTGCTATATCCGGTACTCCCACCCAGGATCATCCTCTGCAGACTCTCATGGGCGTATACCGACCTGGCCAAACCAAGCGGGAAAGGCATCTGCGCAAGGCTGCCTTTTATGCAGCTGACTCAATCTCAATGTCCGATCAACTAGGAAATACCTTTGCTGAATTCACGTGCCGGGAGCTGCCCATTCAATGTGCCATGTGCACTTTCGACTGCGCTCAAGTGCTGGCAGAATGGATCACTACTGTTCAGGAACGCGTCGGCCCCTACCTAGGTGTTCTTGGCCAGGATGACGTCGACCTCATGCAAGCTACCAGCCTTCTCTtactcgaggaagaggactgcAAACTGTTGGGCAAGATCAAAGAGATTCTTTCCAGCGTTGAAAATAAGATGCAGAGAGAAGTTCAAAGCGGGGTAACCATGTCAGCCCTGAGCGTCCTACAACGCCTGCCTAGTGTTGTTGAAGGGGGTTATGGCAGCAAGATTCTGATTGCCACGGCAAGTCTCCTTGACCGGGCCGCTGTGTGGCCAGTGACAAAGCTTATGGCTCGATCACTAGAAGCCCAAGCTATGCGGCTGAAAGAGCGTGCTCAAAACTCGACCTTGGGAGCCAACAACTAG